A single genomic interval of Oreochromis aureus strain Israel breed Guangdong linkage group 12, ZZ_aureus, whole genome shotgun sequence harbors:
- the slc25a37 gene encoding mitoferrin-1, whose protein sequence is MELCSDRAVATLDMSQNKSKDEEPFNSDGEYESLPPHVSVMTHMTAGAVAGILEHTVMYPVDSVKTRMQSLQPDPNAQYKSVYEALKRIIRTEGIFRPLRGLNITMIGAGPAHALYFACYERVKRSLSDVIQSGGNSHLANGVAGSVATVLHDAVMNPAEVIKQRMQMYNSPYRGLWDCIRTITYNEGVGAFYRSYSTQLTMNIPFQAVHFITYELMQEQLNPHRHYHPGSHILSGAAAGAVSAAVTTPLDVCKTLLNTQENVALSSMNVSGHLTGMANAFRTVYQLGGLSAFFKGVQARVIYQMPSTAIAWSVYEFFKYFLTKQQLPQEHEAGPRPL, encoded by the exons ATGGAGTTGTGCTCGGACCGTGCGGTGGCAACGCTGGATATGTCGcagaacaaaagcaaagacgAGGAGCCTTTTAACAGTGACGGGGAGTACGAGAGCTTGCCACCTCATGTCTCCGTGATGACCCACATGACAGCGGGAGCAGTGGCTGGTATACTGGAGCACACAGTGATGTACCCCGTGGACTCTGTCAAG ACAAGGATGCAGAGCCTACAACCAGACCCAAATGCACAGTACAAGAGTGTGTACGAGGCTCTGAAAAGGATCATCCGGACTGAGGGGATCTTCAGGCCGCTGAGAGGTCTCAACATCACTATGATTGGAGCGGGGCCCGCCCATGCACTCTACTTTGCCTGCTACGAACGAGTGAAACGCTCACTGAGCGACGTCATTCAGAGTGGCGGCAACAGCCATTTAGCCAATG GTGTAGCAGGTAGTGTCGCAACTGTTCTCCATGATGCAGTCATGAATCCAGCTGAAG TGATAAAGCAGAGGATGCAAATGTACAACTCTCCGTATCGAGGACTTTGGGACTGCATCCGAACTATAACGTATAATGAAGGCGTTGGAGCCTTCTACCGCAGCTACAGCACACAATTGACCATGAACATCCCCTTCCAGGCTGTTCACTTTATCACCTACGAGCTGATGCAGGAGCAGTTAAACCCTCACAGACATTACCACCCCGGTAGCCACATATTGTCAGGCGCAGCGGCAGGAGCCGTTTCCGCAGCAGTAACTACTCCGCTCGATGTCTGCAAAACACTGCTCAACACACAAGAGAACGTAGCGCTCAGCTCCATGAACGTCAGCGGCCACTTGACAGGTATGGCGAACGCTTTCAGGACGGTGTACCAGCTCGGTGGTCTGTCAGCCTTCTTCAAAGGGGTCCAAGCTCGGGTTATATACCAGATGCCCTCCACCGCCATCGCCTGGTCGGTGTATGAGTTCTTTAAGTACTTCCTGACAAAGCAGCAGCTGCCTCAGGAGCATGAGGCGGGACCTCGCCCTCTCTAA
- the entpd4 gene encoding ectonucleoside triphosphate diphosphohydrolase 4 isoform X2: MSIMGRISFSCLFPASWHFSLSSQVLPRLVIPSIRQLLFISLVVCLIGLLYLLLVAGKGHVSWITKENHFHRHLARVTDIDATDTTNPNLNYGLVVDCGSSGSRVFVYCWPRHNGNPHELLDIRQMRDQNRKPVVMKIKPGISELAKTPEKASDYIYPLLSFAAQHIPKHKHQETPLYVLCTAGMRILPESQQEALLEDLRTDIPVHFNFLFSDSHVEVISGKQEGVYAWIGINFVLGRFDHVHNDDEDVVEVHVPGGDQQETLLRKRTTGVLDMGGVSTQIAYEVPKTEEIAKNLLAEFNLGCDVHRTEHVYRVYVSTFLGYGGNAARQRYEENLIRNTATRNRLLDQHIGETVESPLLDPCLPTDLQDEIGPPTQRLYLRGTGDFDQCRQILQPFLNRTNDTQTSLSGVYQPAIDYSNSQFYGFSEFYYCMEDVLRMGGDYNASKYAKAAKSYCATQWKILRERFESGLYASHADLHRLKYQCFKSAWMYEVLHTGFSFPTNYKNLKTALLVYDKEVQWTLGAILYRTRFLPLRDIQQESLKGAHSHWRHSFSFVNNHYLFLACFFIVLLSIILYLRRLRRIHRRTAQRCTPSSVPWLEEGLSSPTILINL; this comes from the exons ATGTCCATCATGGGAAG GATCAGCTTTTCGTGCCTTTTCCCAGCTTCTTGGCACTTCAGCCTCTCATCCCAGGTTCTTCCTCGGCTCGTGATACCATCAATCAGACAGCTGCTCTTCATCAGTCTAGTGGTCTGCCTCATAGGGCTGCTCTACCTGCTGCTTGTTGCTGGAAAGGGGCACGTCAGCTGGATCACCAAGGAAAATCACTTCCACAG GCACTTAGCGAGGGTCACTGATATCGACGCAACAGACACAACCAACCCCAACCTGAACTACGGTCTGGTAGTGGACTGTGGCAGCAGTGGCTCCAGGGTGTTCGTGTACTGCTGGCCCCGGCACAACGGTAATCCCCACGAACTGCTGGACATCCGGCAAATGCGAGATCAGAACCGCAAGCCAGTGGTCATGAAGATCAAGCCAG GTATTTCCGAATTGGCTAAAACACCAGAGAAAGCCAGTGATTATATATACCCACTGCTGAGCTTTGCAGCCCAGCACATCCCCAAACACAAGCACCAGGAAACACCCTTGTATGTCCTGTGCACAGCTGGAATGAGAATCCTACCTGAGAG TCAACAGGAAGCACTTCTGGAGGATCTGCGCACAGATATCCCAGTCCACTTCAACTTCCTCTTCTCGGATTCCCACGTGGAAGTGATTTCTGGAAAACAAGAAG GTGTCTATGCTTGGATTGGAATCAACTTTGTCCTTGGAAGATTTGACCATGTGCACAATG ACGACGAGGATGTAGTGGAGGTACATGTTCCAGGCGGCGATCAGCAGGAGACGCTGTTGAGGAAAAGGACGACAGGTGTCCTGGACATGGGTGGTGTCTCCACACAGATTGCGTACGAAGtgcccaaaact GAGGAAATCGCCAAGAACTTACTGGCCGAGTTTAACTTGGGGTGTGACGTGCATCGCACAGAGCATGTGTATCGTGTTTACGTGTCCACCTTTCTGGGTTATGGAGGAAATGCAGCACGCCAAAGATACGAGGAGAACCTCATCAGAAATACCGCAACCCGAAACAG GCTCTTAGATCAGCATATCGGTGAAACAGTGGAGTCTCCCCTCCTGGACCCATGTCTACCCACTGACCTGCAGGATGAGATTGGCCCACCTACACAGCGCCTGTATCTGCGAGGCACCGGAGACTTTGACCAGTGTAGGCAAATTCTCCAGCCATTCCTAAACCGCACCAATGACACCCAAACCTCCCTCAGTGGTGTCTACCAGCCAGCAATTGACTACAGCAACAGTCAGTTCTATGGCTTCTCTGAGTTCTACTACTGCATGGAGGATGTGCTGCGCATGGGTGGAGATTATAATGCTTCGAAGTACGCCAAGGCTGCCAAG AGTTACTGTGCCACCCAGTGGAAGATTCTGAGGGAACGCTTTGAGTCTGGGTTATACGCCTCACATGCCGATCTCCATAGATTGAA GTACCAGTGTTTTAAATCTGCATGGATGTATGAAGTATTGCACACAGGCTTCTCTTTCCCAACCAATTATAAAAACCTAAAGACTGCTTTATTGGTCTACGATAAGGAGGTCCAGTGGACTCTTGGAGCTATACTTTACAGAACACGGTTTCTGCCTTTAAG GGACATCCAACAGGAAAGCCTGAAAGGAGCGCACTCTCACTGGCGACACAGCTTCTCCTTTGTCAACAATCACTACTTATTCCTGGCTTGCTTCTTCATCGTTTTGCTTTCTATTATACTGTACTTACGGCGACTCCGCCGCATTCATCGGCGCACAGCTCAGCGTTGCACCCCCTCCTCTGTACCATGGCTGGAAGAGGGCCTTAGCTCACCAACAATCCTCATCAATCTCTAA
- the entpd4 gene encoding ectonucleoside triphosphate diphosphohydrolase 4 isoform X1 has protein sequence MSIMGRISFSCLFPASWHFSLSSQVLPRLVIPSIRQLLFISLVVCLIGLLYLLLVAGKGHVSWITKENHFHRHLARVTDIDATDTTNPNLNYGLVVDCGSSGSRVFVYCWPRHNGNPHELLDIRQMRDQNRKPVVMKIKPGISELAKTPEKASDYIYPLLSFAAQHIPKHKHQETPLYVLCTAGMRILPESQQEALLEDLRTDIPVHFNFLFSDSHVEVISGKQEGVYAWIGINFVLGRFDHVHNDDEDVVEVHVPGGDQQETLLRKRTTGVLDMGGVSTQIAYEVPKTVSFASPQQEEIAKNLLAEFNLGCDVHRTEHVYRVYVSTFLGYGGNAARQRYEENLIRNTATRNRLLDQHIGETVESPLLDPCLPTDLQDEIGPPTQRLYLRGTGDFDQCRQILQPFLNRTNDTQTSLSGVYQPAIDYSNSQFYGFSEFYYCMEDVLRMGGDYNASKYAKAAKSYCATQWKILRERFESGLYASHADLHRLKYQCFKSAWMYEVLHTGFSFPTNYKNLKTALLVYDKEVQWTLGAILYRTRFLPLRDIQQESLKGAHSHWRHSFSFVNNHYLFLACFFIVLLSIILYLRRLRRIHRRTAQRCTPSSVPWLEEGLSSPTILINL, from the exons ATGTCCATCATGGGAAG GATCAGCTTTTCGTGCCTTTTCCCAGCTTCTTGGCACTTCAGCCTCTCATCCCAGGTTCTTCCTCGGCTCGTGATACCATCAATCAGACAGCTGCTCTTCATCAGTCTAGTGGTCTGCCTCATAGGGCTGCTCTACCTGCTGCTTGTTGCTGGAAAGGGGCACGTCAGCTGGATCACCAAGGAAAATCACTTCCACAG GCACTTAGCGAGGGTCACTGATATCGACGCAACAGACACAACCAACCCCAACCTGAACTACGGTCTGGTAGTGGACTGTGGCAGCAGTGGCTCCAGGGTGTTCGTGTACTGCTGGCCCCGGCACAACGGTAATCCCCACGAACTGCTGGACATCCGGCAAATGCGAGATCAGAACCGCAAGCCAGTGGTCATGAAGATCAAGCCAG GTATTTCCGAATTGGCTAAAACACCAGAGAAAGCCAGTGATTATATATACCCACTGCTGAGCTTTGCAGCCCAGCACATCCCCAAACACAAGCACCAGGAAACACCCTTGTATGTCCTGTGCACAGCTGGAATGAGAATCCTACCTGAGAG TCAACAGGAAGCACTTCTGGAGGATCTGCGCACAGATATCCCAGTCCACTTCAACTTCCTCTTCTCGGATTCCCACGTGGAAGTGATTTCTGGAAAACAAGAAG GTGTCTATGCTTGGATTGGAATCAACTTTGTCCTTGGAAGATTTGACCATGTGCACAATG ACGACGAGGATGTAGTGGAGGTACATGTTCCAGGCGGCGATCAGCAGGAGACGCTGTTGAGGAAAAGGACGACAGGTGTCCTGGACATGGGTGGTGTCTCCACACAGATTGCGTACGAAGtgcccaaaactgtaagctttGCTTCTCCACAGCAG GAGGAAATCGCCAAGAACTTACTGGCCGAGTTTAACTTGGGGTGTGACGTGCATCGCACAGAGCATGTGTATCGTGTTTACGTGTCCACCTTTCTGGGTTATGGAGGAAATGCAGCACGCCAAAGATACGAGGAGAACCTCATCAGAAATACCGCAACCCGAAACAG GCTCTTAGATCAGCATATCGGTGAAACAGTGGAGTCTCCCCTCCTGGACCCATGTCTACCCACTGACCTGCAGGATGAGATTGGCCCACCTACACAGCGCCTGTATCTGCGAGGCACCGGAGACTTTGACCAGTGTAGGCAAATTCTCCAGCCATTCCTAAACCGCACCAATGACACCCAAACCTCCCTCAGTGGTGTCTACCAGCCAGCAATTGACTACAGCAACAGTCAGTTCTATGGCTTCTCTGAGTTCTACTACTGCATGGAGGATGTGCTGCGCATGGGTGGAGATTATAATGCTTCGAAGTACGCCAAGGCTGCCAAG AGTTACTGTGCCACCCAGTGGAAGATTCTGAGGGAACGCTTTGAGTCTGGGTTATACGCCTCACATGCCGATCTCCATAGATTGAA GTACCAGTGTTTTAAATCTGCATGGATGTATGAAGTATTGCACACAGGCTTCTCTTTCCCAACCAATTATAAAAACCTAAAGACTGCTTTATTGGTCTACGATAAGGAGGTCCAGTGGACTCTTGGAGCTATACTTTACAGAACACGGTTTCTGCCTTTAAG GGACATCCAACAGGAAAGCCTGAAAGGAGCGCACTCTCACTGGCGACACAGCTTCTCCTTTGTCAACAATCACTACTTATTCCTGGCTTGCTTCTTCATCGTTTTGCTTTCTATTATACTGTACTTACGGCGACTCCGCCGCATTCATCGGCGCACAGCTCAGCGTTGCACCCCCTCCTCTGTACCATGGCTGGAAGAGGGCCTTAGCTCACCAACAATCCTCATCAATCTCTAA